GCCCAAAAATCCAATAACAGTTAGCCCTTCAACCCCCCAAAGCTTAGAAACATCAACTTTGCCTAAGTTCGTCCATTTTTTTGCTCTGCCTGCCTGTTTCCAAGTTGCTTTGGGTGAAATTGTGTCCGCTTCTGAGGTTCCTAAGGGCGGATAAATTTCTGTTTTGATAGATGCTTCTAAAAGGGGCGATCGCCCGGAAGGATGGACTGTGGGTGTGGGCAACTCTTCGGGTGTAGGCGACTCTTTAGATCCGGGCGATAAGTCGGATTTAGACGACAAGAAAACCGTGCTTCGATTCGTTTCAGCAGGTTTTACCGACGCGAGCACCGATCGCTGTTGAGGTGCAGCATCGGTGAGAGGGACAAATCCTGTTAGATCAGTTGCAGTCGATTGCGCCTCAGATTGCATCTCAGATTGCGTCTCAGACTGTGCCGCCGAATGTGCCGCCAAATGTGCCGCCGAACTCGATCGCTCATTCAACCCTGCCAGGGTTTGCTTTGCCCAACTTTGCACCTGTAAGTTGGCATGACCACAAAGCAACTGACAGAGAGCGATCGCCCGTTCCCGATCGCCCATTTGAGCATAGGCTTTAACCAACCCCATCTCTGCTCTGGCACGGGTAGGCGCGTTAGGAGTCGATTGCTGGACGCTTTCTAAAGTAGCGATCGCTTCGGTATAGTCTTGACGTTTCAGCGCTGCCAATCCTAACTGTAACGAGGAAGATTCGTTCATATCGCCCATAATTGGTTCACCAAAGTTGCCCCAAAGTTGTCAGAGGAAGGATACCCGTATCTATCTCTAACCTTTAACTCTATGCTGACCCCGTGCGCTGTCTTAAAGTAAAAGTAACCGATATAACGAACGGAGGAAACGATGCGTCAGCAAAACCCGACCTGGGATCTGGGAAGATTTGTAAAAACCTTGTCCTATTATGGGGCTGTTCCATTTCTCAGCGATTTAGACTGGTTCCAGCAGTGGTTTAGCAGTCGTCCTCATCCTAAAGTCAACCCTGCGTCCATCATGGCTCCTTTGGCAAATATGACCAATTGTGATGAAAAAATCGTTTTGGTTGGCGGTACAGGTGCGATCGCCCAACAGGTAATGCAGAATCTAACAACAGATGGAAGCGCTTCACAGATGCCTCAAGTTCGCATTCTGCCTTTCACTGTTGATCAATCCCTCACGCCCGACATCCTCCAACACACTACTGCTATCTTGATTGATGCCGCTGACTCAACCCCACAATTTATTCAAGCCCTAGCAGCACTTGACTTTGGACAAACGACTCAACCCCTGTTCGATTTCACCCAGTCTTCCAGCAATCTTAAGGAAGTTTGGGGCGCACTAGATGACGTGGTGATGGGTGGAGTCAGTGAGAGTAATATTCGCTTTAAAGATGGAGTTGCTGAGTTCTCAGGCAATGTTTCGATCGCCAACTCTGGCGGATTTGCTTCAGTTCGGACACGCAACTTTGAACCCGCGATCGATCTTTCCAACTCTGATGGCATTGCTCTGCGCGTTAAAGGCGACGGCAACCGCTACAAATTCATGCTCCGGACTGAAGCCCGTTGGGATGGCGTTGCCCACTGTCATTCTTTCGATACGGTTGCAAACAACTGGATTACTGTTCACGTTCCTTTTACTGAGTTTATTCCCGTTCTACGGGCAAAGACTGTTAGCAATAGTCCGCTTGATACTCAACGGGTTAGTGCTTTTCAGTTAATGTTAAGTAAGTTTGAGTACGATGGAGCGCTGAATCCTCACTTTCAGCCTGGATTATTTCAACTTCAAGTTGAGTCCATTAATGGGTACAGGCAATCTCTTTTGGATTCTAGGAAATCCCATGTTCCTCAACTGCTCGTGGTCAGTGACAGCCCCCAGACAGATGAAATGATTCGTCAGAGCAGCATTCCTCATTTCATTATTTATCCTAGTGAAAAATCTGTGGACTTGTGTATCGAAAAGATAGCATCTTGCCAAGGAAATACTTAAATAAAAATCTTTTTCTGATTAATTTTCTCTCCCTCACAAGTTCCTCAAAGTGTTGCAGTATAGGTAAAGGTATCGCATTAAAGGTTACGCAAAGGTAGGTTTATATGCTTTACAAGATCTTGGTAGCAGTGGATGAATCGTTCATGAACCGAGGGGTATTTGAGGAGGCGTTAGATTTATCTCGTAAAACCGGAGCTAGTCTGATGCTACTGCATGTGCTAACTCCTGAAGAGCGCCATCATCCAGAACTGCCTCGGAGCTATGTTCCCTACTACTACCCGATTGTTACAGATGAGTTATTGCAGCAGTATCAGGCAGAGTGGGAAATTGCTGAAAACCGAGGGCTAAATCTGCTGCGATCGCTAGCCCAAGAAGCAACAGGGGTAACAGTCGAGTTTACTCAAAACATTGGCAACCCAGGTCGCGTCATTTGTGATGTTGCCAAAGATTGGGGGGCAACCCTAATTGTTATGGGGCGGAGAGGCAGAACAGGGTTGAGTGAACTGCTCATGGGAAGCGTGAGTAATTATGTGATTCATCATGCCCCTTGTTCCGTTTTCGTGGTGCAAGGAAAGGTACAAGCTGCGGCAAACGTTACACCTGAGGAAAATACAATCCTTGCGGCATCTGTAAAGTAGGGCGCTGTTTGATTGCACTTAAGCCTGTGCGATCGCAATTCAGTAGGTGGCTGTTGAGTGAGTGTTAGAGCTTCATTGGAACAAATTGTTGATAGCACTTAGAAACAACCTATAGGAGGCGCTAATGTTTAACAGAATTTTAGTCACAATGGACAACTCTGATGCAATGAGTCAGTCTACATTTGAGAAAGCATTGGCTTTGGCAAAGCAAAACCATGCCCGATTGATGCTGCTCCACGTACTGCCCTCTAACTCAGCACAGCATTCTGATATGGATGCGTTGCAATCGCTCCACAAAACTGCAAAAAACCAAGGACTTGCTTCTGATGTTGCGCAACTCCATGGAGAGCATGACCATGTTATTTATGACTTGGCAAATCGTTGGGGTGCTGATCTAATCGTATTAGGTCAGCATGATTCGAAGCAAAATGACTCTGCTCTAAGCGATTGGTTTGCCGAACAAGCCCCCTGCTCGGTGCTGCTAGCTCAGACACCCGATGCGCTTCACTTAAAAGCAAGTCAAGTTGAACAATTTGCCATGATGGCTTAATCCTTTGCTAAGAGCCTCCTGGCAAAGAATCTAGCTCCCTGGAGGAAGCTGTGCTACAAAAAATCGTAGTTGCCTTAGACCGTTCTGAAACCTATCAACACGTTCTAGATGAAGCGTTAGCATTAGCAAAAGCGACACACGCTTCGCTCCTGTTTTTTCATGTGCTTAATCCAGTCGATCGCGGGTATCCATACCCCCTATATCCTAGTGCTGATGCTTATCCTGCCTTATACGAGGAAACAATTCAACTATACAGCGAACAGATCCGACGATTTGAGCAGGAGGGCATGGCATTTCTACGATCGCTGGCGCAACAAGCTACCGCTTTGGGTATTTCTGTCGAATGTTCCCAAAGTACGGGTGACCCAGGCAGAATGATTTGTCAGACTGCTGAGAATTGGAAAGCAGATGCGATTTTGATGGGACGACGAGGGCGATCGGGATTGCGCGAAATGCTGCTAGGCAGTGTCAGTAACTATGTGTTGCACCATGCGTCCTGCTCGGTCATGATGATTCAGGGCGTGTTCTCTGATGCTGAGGCATTGCAAGAATATTTAGATATTTGTTGAAGTGGATAACACGTTCATATATTGATTCAACGCGATCGCCCCGATTCGTTTCCAGTCTAGGTTTTCTACTGCATAATGTCGTCCTTGCAGCCCCATCGTTTTCCACTCGTGACGACGTTGCAGTAATGTGATTAAACCCTTGGCGATCGCTGCTGCTGTTGGCTGAACCACAACTCCGCAACCGCTTGCCTGCACATGAGGCGAAATTCCTGCTACCTCTGAAACAAGCAGCACTCGCCCAGCCATCATCGCCTCTAACGCAGCGAGTCCAAAACCCTCAAAGCGGGAAGGTAGACAGAAAATATCGTAGTTATTCATCACTGCGATTGGAGACTGCTCATACTCTGGTTCTAGAAACGTGACATTGAGGGAAAGCTGCTGGGCTTGGCGCTCTAGGGTAAGGCGATCGCCCTGATCCGCTCCTTGAATCACCAGTTCTACTGGGGTTTCTTTTAAGACTTTATGAACAGCTTCTAAAAGTAAATCTAATCCTTTATGGTGCTTGTCAATGCGCCCAAAAAAGAACAGCTTAGGCATTAGACTTTTATGCCATCGCAACCTAAATTCTGGCTCTGTCGTTGTGCCATTGGGAATAGTCAAGATTTGAGTGTGAACCCCCAAGCGGCGTAACCAGTCTCCCTGCCGAGCTTCCAGAACTTGCACGGCTTCAGCCTGCCGAAGCATGTGTTTCTCCAGCAACCACCAATAAGTCCACTTTAAATGAGGACTCTTCGCAAACATGGATGGACTGTAAACATCATGCGGAGCAATAATGTAGGGCACGTTTGCCTTGCGGCACAAGCGCGACATAGCGTAGATGCTAGCGTGAAAGATGCCGTTGAGAATAACTAGAGAATGGGGCGGTAGGCAGCGGATGTATGCTTTTAGGCGAAGAGAAAGTTGGAAGGATGGGCGGGTTTGAATAGGGTTAGCAAAACATTTAAGGGTATAACCTGCCTCGGTTTTTAGGGAGGTATTGTCTGTTGCAGAACCCTCTGATAGCACAGTAACAGCAGCCCCGGCTGAGACTAAGCCAGATGCCAAGCCGTGTACTGCCTTGACAATGCCATCATGGTGGCGATCGCCCTCGGTCGAAAAATGCCGAACGTAGAGGTAAATATCGATCATTTGCCAGTCTTGACCGCAAGCCCCTCAAGTTACTCTAATGTTCTCCAGTAGTTGTGCGGATAATCCGGATTAAATTTGTGTATTGTTTAAATCAACCTTGCTCGTAATCTGAGGACTCAACGCTGCCGCCGAAACAAGCGCTGCATCCACTGCCACAGCTTTTGCCACCAGGAATGCTGCGATCGCCGAGGACGAGACGGGGCGTTGGGCAGGGAGTTTTCCCACCAGTCAGGGGTAGAAGGTTTTGGTTCACCAATAGTGGGAACTGCACGAGGAACTGCTGCAATAATTTGATGAAGTTCGTAAATGGCTACTTTGCATTGCTTAACCATATACTCTAGTTGGAGTTCTTTATAGATTTGTTGCGCCTGTTGGTAGTTTTTTAAGGCTTGCCAGTGGTTGTCAAGTTTGGCTAATGCTTGAGCATTGTTCAAAAGGGAATTAGCTTCACCGTGGCGATCGCCAATCTGACAGAAGATTTTCAATGATTGTTGATAGAGTTCGATGGCTTGTGGATATTGTCTAAGGGAGTGATAAGCAGTGCCCAAGTTGACTAAAGACTCTGCTTCACTCCTGCGATCGCCAACTTGACGTTTGATTTCCAGCGATTGTTGATGAAACTCAATGGCTTGTGGGTACTGCCCAATTGACTTGTAAGCATTGCCTAGATTCATCAGAGAAATTGCTTCACCTTTAAGGTCGCCAATCTGACGTTTAATTTCCAGCGATTGTTGATGAAACTCAATAGCTTGCGGATATTGTTTCAATTTATCGTAAACATTTCCTAGATTGTTCAAAGAACCAGCTTCACCGTCGCGATTATTGATCTCTCGAAAGATTTCCAACGATTTTCGATTAAATTCAATGGCTTGCGGATACTGTCCGAGTGACTTGTAAGCAATGCCTATATTATTCAGAGAACCTGCCTCGCTGTAGCGATCGCTCAATTCCCTCGCAATCTGTAGCGATTGTTCATGAAGTGCGATCGCCTCATGATACTGCGATTGTGAATCATAAAAAAGTCCTAATCTCGTTAAGGTCTGCATCTGCTCTGCCGCTAACCCAAACTGCTTCTCAAGCTCTAATGCTTTCTGAAAACTAGCGATCGCCAACTCCTTCTCCCGCTCCAAATCTGTCGCCTCTCCCCGCTCAATCCGCTGCATATACGCCTGCCCCAAGCGGTCATACAACGTCGCCAAACTCACTGCATCTTTCCCCTGCTTCGCCTCCGTTTGGGCAATCAACTCCTGCACATCTGCCAGCGCCAACCCAAAATCATCGGACTGATCGGGTAATGCTCTTTCAGGTTCGGGCATTCGTCCCACAGGCTGCATCCCCACCGCCTCATCTCCCACAAACCGATAAACTCCCCGCCGCCAACTCCAAAAATCCGGCGACTTGCGGCTCATCGTGCGCAAAATTCGGCGCGTCACCCAGAGCACGATCGGGTAAGGAAACTCGCGCAATCCTTCCCTTGTCCATTGCAAATAGCCATAAAACTTGTCTAGCTGCGTAGCATCCTCATCATCTGCCCGCAAATTGAGCCACAGCAACTCCTCTGCCCCCGTCACCGTTAGCACAATGTGCCGCTGTTGCTCTTTTACCCAGGGGTTAGCAGTAATCCAGTTATCAATGGCGGCTCTGAGGCTAGGTTCTTTTTGGTTAAGCTGCAACCGCACCGTGTAAATATTAGGGAGCAATTCTTGTTCATAGCGTTCAATAATTTGGGTTCGCAGCGCGCGACTATCGCAGACCGCAATTAATAACGCTAACGTTCCTTTGCTGGATTCAATTACCGTTACCAGTTCTTCATAGGCATCTTCATTTTGCTGATTAGCAGATTCGTTCATGGCTCGGTAAGTTCAGGAAGCACGTCTTCCTGACGCAATAGATCAATGACAATAGGGTTTAAGTCATACCAAAGTTTGGCATTGCGATACTCTAAAATATGCAACCCATGCAACAAATCTAAAAACCGCTGATCCTCCGTGTCTTGAGGTTTCCCCTGGTCATAAATTCCCTTCAGAAGCTCGTAGTCTTTTTGCCCCAACGGTTCGTCATATTCAATCTGAAAGTCTGTTAACACCTGCTCTAAAATTTCCGCATCAATGTTCACAGGTACGATCGCCTCTGCATTCCGCAAAGCTCGCTGGAGCCGCACAGAATACTTGTCACAACAACGACTGGCTAACCGAATCATTTCCCGTAGCACACCGCCGCTTTTAAGAACTAGCTTGCGTTTGGTCTGTGGATCAATTAGGTCTGGCGATAAACGGCGATCGAGAATCTTCTCAAAACTTTCAACGAGTTTAGGTTGTACAGGAGTTGGCTGAAGCTGATGGCTGTCTCCTTTGGCAAAAAACTTTGCCACCCGCATTGTATGAATTTTGTCAGTACTGGCATCAAGCAGCTTTCGCAGTTTGACATCCCGCAATACAAAGATAGGAATTGTGTAGATAATCCGAAATTGTGGTTGGGAGAGAGGCTGAATATTGTTACCGTACACTTTCTCGGCAAGATCTGGATTGAGTTTATCTAAATCATCAATAATGACGAGGATAGGGCGATCGCACCCGGCTTGAATCACTGCTGCGATCTCATTAATCCGACCGATTAAATCAGAAATTTTGCGATCGAATTCAGTTTTAATTTCCTCTCGAATGACTGCATTTGCCTTTATATTGCCTTTGAGCGAGATCCAAAACTTGGCGATCAAGTCTGCCAAGTTCAATCCAGCACCTGCTTCATAACCTGCATCTAGGCTTGCTTCTAGCTGACTCGTCTCCACCTTTGTGTAACGACCGAACCAACGGTAAAAAGCTTTTTTCGTTGAAGGTTTAATTGCAATATTTTTTTGTTCTGCAACTTCCATCATTTGCGTGGCAATGGTGAACAAAATATTCACATGGTTGATATCTGCCATCTCAACCAGATCGGCAACAGAGAATAAGACCACAAAGTATCGCGAATCTAGGCGATAACGCAGTTCCGCCAACAGCGTTGATTTACCGCAGCCTGTATGTCCTGTGAAAAGATGTTTTTCGGTTTCTAAAGAACTCGTAATCGCTTGTTCTAACTCATCTAACAGATCTGGATCATGCTCCACCCAAAAGCGATTCAAGTCTTCGGCCGTTTGTAAGGGTTGAAGGCGCAAATTATAATTTGCAAACCTGAAGGTTTCTAGACGGGTTTGCAGTTCTTCAGGGGTAGTTCCAGGATTAGGCATGGGGGCGATCGCAATCTACATCCCTATATTAGTGAATTGAGAGCAAAACATTGAACAATTGCCAAGAATGTCCTGAATGCTAAAGAAGTTCTTTGAAAGATGAAACTATAAGCTCTCAGGGTCGTTTCATTGGTCACTTCACTATGCCGGATCTATCTCTCCTCATCGCCAGTCTGAATCAGCCAGGAACGGTTCATAAGCCCGTGCTACCGTCCGTTCTTAGATCTGTGTCTACTTCAGTGCCTTTATCGTGCATAGCAATTCCTAAAATATCTGGTTCTCCCGAAAGCGCTGTAGTTGACAGCACTCCTTGTCCAGAGTTTAGTCTGGTTACCGTCTCCACTGTGCCGATCGCTCCGAGCGACCCGCAAGGGATCGCCCTGCCTATTTTTGTCACTGAACCTGCTCTCCCTGCTTTACCGCCTGCTAATCTAGCTGCGAATCCCTACCTGCCTCAGCTTTCAGTCAAGCTTGATCCTCTACAGCCTGGTTGGACGAGCGACCTTCGCCCTAGATCAACCAGTCAACTTTATCAACAGCGCCTAGAGGCATTGCGGCAAGGAAAAACCTATACTCGCTTACCGACTGACAGCTTTTTGAATGCATGGGCGAATGCTGCTAAATCGGTGGCTTACGAACAATGGACGGCTTTGCTGGAACAAGAAGCTGCCGCAATGGCGAAAGGTCAGGGTCAGAATCGGCTTACTGTAATTATTGGTGATTCGATTAGCCAGTGGTTGCCCAATGAGCAACTGTCGAGCGATCGCTTTTATCTTAATCAAGGTATCTCTGGAGACACGACAGGCGGTATCTTACGACGATTATCTGCGCTGGATCAAGTACGCCCCGATACCATTTACGTCATGGCTGGTGTGAATGATTTGAAGAACGGTAAAACGGATCAAGAGATCTTGGCAAATCTTCAAAAAATTATGCAGCGGTTGCGTCAATCCCACCCGCGAGCTCAAGTCATTATTAATTCAGTGTTACCGACTCGTTTGGCAGCTATTCCCAGCGATCGCACCACTTTGCTCAATCAACAAATCGCCCAATTGGTTGAACAAGAAGGAGTTAAATACCTGGCGCTAACTTCTGCCTTTACCGATAGTAATGGCATATTGCACCGCGATTTTACAACTGATGGGTTGCATTTAAGTCCTCAAGGCTACGCGGTTTGGACTAGCGCATTGCGATCGATTGATGCAGTCACCATGGCAAGGCTAACCCCATAAAAAGCGCTGTTGATCCTATTTAATCAGCAGCGCCTAGCCGTCCTAATTCAAAATCCAAACTACTCTAATTGCTTAAGCAGAAAGGGACTTATTAGCCTTCTTTAAGCTGGATAAATCCTCAACCGTCGATTCGGTTCTTCGCCAAAGCTCGACGATTTCAACCGATAATGCTCTACCAACTCATGCTGCATTTTGCGAACTTGGGGCGATCGCGGCAATAACTCCACAGGCTGACCCTTAGGAATCACAATTTGCTCAACTGCTAACCGCGCTTCTTCCAACGCTTCAATCTCATTATCATCGCCGTTGCGAGAAAACAAACCAATGTTAATCGGTTCATCTTCACCCGCAACATCCATATGCAGCATCCGCTGAAGCGCTCGAATGATCTGAGGCACGCTGTTAGACTTAACCGCATGAATCGGAACTTGGCGATTCTGGGCTAGATGACGCAATTTAGAATGGTTTTTGAGATGCGATCGCAACGCCAATACCGCATCTGCATCATCAATATCTTTCGTGAGTGTGACCGGAAGATTTAACGCCCGAATGACCTGATCTAACTGATGACGACTCACAGCATAAGGGTAGACGTGCAATGGTAAGTCTTCACCATTAGCGCCTCGAGTCACACCGACTTCGTCAAACTCAGGGGTGAAGTTCAAGGAGTCGCTGAGAAGTTGATCGAACTGCTGTAGCTCAGGCTGACGATCAAAGGAGCGACCCCTTGCGGTTATCTCGGAGAGATCCGGCTGACGTTCTAAAAAGGCATGAGAAACCCCGTCCGCCCCTAAATCATTACGACGATAAGAAGAAAGCGGTGTCATTTGTCCGGAAGTACGCCAGCCTCCATTGCGACTGCGGCTACCGGGTTGCAAAGCCGCAGCACTTGTCGATGAAGGTCTATTGGGAGGATGAGGAGCGTCAGGAAACTCGTGGGTAATAATCGTTTTACCCTTCTCGTTGACTGCTCTCACTTGAGGGTTAGGTTGTCGTCCCCGCAACAAACTATCGACTGTTTCTGATACATCCTCATGAATGACCCATTTTTGTTGCTCTAGCATCTCTACAGCAATGTCAAATGTGGGTGGAGCTTTGCGCTCTAAGACGCTCTTTTGGCTGCCTCGCCGCCGGGCTTCATCGTCGCCTAGTGTAACCGATTGAATACCACCCACGAGATCGGACAGCGTTGGGTTTTTAATCAAGTTTTCAATTCGGTTACCATGAGCGGTGCCAACCAACTGGACACCGCGTTCCGCGATCGTTCGGGCTGCTAAAGCTTCTAGCTCTGTCCCAATTTCGTCAATGACGATCACTTCTGGCATGTGGTTTTCGACCGCTTCAATCATCACCTGGTGCTGAAGTTCGGGTCTTGCCACCTGCATCCGTCGAGCACGTCCGATCGCCGGATGGGGAATATCGCCATCGCCAGCAATTTCATTAGACGTGTCAATAATAACAACGCGCTTGCCCAAGTCATCGGCTAGAACTCTAGCAATTTCTCGAAGCGCTGTTGTCTTACCTACACCCGGACGACCCAGCATGAGGATCGATCGCCCTGTCTCTACTAAGTCCCTAATCATGCTGATGGTGCCAAAAATAGCACGACCGACGCGGCAGGTTAAACCAATGACTTCGCCAGCCCGGTTCCGCATGGCGCTAATGCGATGTAAAGTTCGCTCAATGCCAGCCCGGTTGTCGCCACTGAACAGACCCACTCGTTCAATGCAGTGATCTAATTCAGCACGGCTTACAGGTGTAGTTGCCAAATACTCAGTTTCACCTGGGAAGCGAGCTTCTGGTAAGCGTCCTAAATCTAGCACGATCTCTACCAGCTTTTGGCGCTTAGGATGCTGTTTGATCTGCTGACAAAGTTCGTCGGGCAATATTTCTAAAAGCTCATCTAAATCATCGGTGACCAAGAAATCTGGGGTGACTTCGTCTTGAATCGTCGTTTGTTCAGATTCAGAAGGCTTGTCAAGTTCGTCGAAAGGATTAGCAGCGTTGAGTGTCATGGGGAGTAATGTCAGGTTCCTGATGGCAGTGGAGCGGTGGTCAGTATTCTGAGTCAGGTCGGAATCTTAGTTGATTAAATGAGTTTAACCAGAGGCAATTCTGGAATGGCAGGTTTTAGGGGCATAGTTTTCAGGGGTGAAATTAAGGTATGGGCGAGGTGAACGCAGTCCCACAGCAGATCTGGAGCATCCTCAAGACGAGTTGATGAATGAACAGATGTTTGAGTGAGTATAGGTGGATGTCTTGATTGATCTTCTAGCTGCTCTAGAACGGGAGACAGTAAAGCTCGGGCATAGCTACCGTAGGCAATTCCAGCGATCGCCTTTTTACCACCGTTTCCTCGCAATAATCCTTGCACCCTTAGTTTTTCAACAGTATGACTATTAGTCCCGCCTGCAAGCTGCACATATCCTGGCAAATCAGCTGCCAGAACCTTCTGTCCTAGCTTTACAGCAGCGCGAGTTGCGCCATCACCTAGGTCACCGCTCATGGGTCTACCATCAGTCTGCCAAATCAATGCACAAGGGAGAGGAGCAATTAGATCATGAAGCGCCCTTAGGTAGCCAATCAAGTCTTCTCCATTAGGGCAGCTAATAGCAATAAGTTTAAGCTTAGGGATTTGAGGCGCGATCGCCTCCCAGAGTTTGGCAAAATCCTCCAATCTTCCTACTTGGGTATGAATTTCTACAGCATCGACCCCCGTCAGCACCAGGGGGGCGATCGCGGCTGGTGTCAGTCGATGCGATCGCGTTCCAATGATATTGATAGGACAAATAGGCAAGCAGCGTCCACAGCCATAGCAACGACTGTCAATAACGCCCGAAAACCCCTCAGAACTAAAGGCGATCGCTTGAGCAGGACAGATCGATTCACACGGACGCAGGCAGTCTGAAGGGCAAAAGGTTGGGTCAAATTCGGCTTTTCGGAAATGAGGGTCTTCCCCATCATTAAGGCTGACCATTAACCATGGATATCCAGGTCGAAAGCCGCGGGATCGGGCTTCATTAGCAAGACTGCCAGCCACTTGTAGCGCTTCACGGGCGGCAAAAATGACTGCGGGATCAGCAGCGACATCAATACAGTCAGCACCCGCCAAGGCGTAGGACAGGGTCAAACTTCGGATTGCAGGGAGGTTCTGAAAGCTGGCTCCGCAAATGAGCTTGAACCAGTTACCGTCCCTTAAGGATTGCAGAGGATGAAGTAAGTAAGTCACTCTTCTATACTAAAGGCTTCCTTTAGAAAAGACGATGACCTACACTACAGTTCTTTAAAAAGCGCAACATGAGTAATAGCTGTGATCCCCAATCAGATCCTAGATGTCTGGAGAAGATGTTCAGTCTTCTAAGAGATCACCGAGTTCATGCTCTATGCTGCCCTTAGGAACTCGCTTAGAGGCTTCCAGTTAAAGCTACGATCGCCGCCCATCTCTACTACTACCTTAATTCTTGGCTCCATTGTCGGTAGCGCGATCAAAAACTGTAGCTCCTGTTGTGAAAGCACTCCTCCTTCCAGCAGCCAAATCACCAGCCCCTTGGATTTAGGCGGCAGGGTTTCTAACTGATATTTGGCGGCAGGCGGTAAGAAATAGGTATATCCAACTGCGCCTTCCTTCCCTGTATTTTTTTTACCCAAGTGGGGTGGACGAACCCCATGCACTCCTAGTAGGTAAGCACCTAAATCACCTAATCCGCGAGCGCTGATGTTCATCATGCCATAGCCCGCAGCCCTGACTCGACGTTGATAGCGTCCTTCAGCACCGCCCTCAAGAGGAATCGTGATCCCAACTGCGCCGGAGGTTTCCAGAGCTTTAATGAACGGTTTACCAGTCGTGATCAACGCCATAAGTCCTGTG
The DNA window shown above is from Timaviella obliquedivisa GSE-PSE-MK23-08B and carries:
- a CDS encoding CIA30 family protein → MQNLTTDGSASQMPQVRILPFTVDQSLTPDILQHTTAILIDAADSTPQFIQALAALDFGQTTQPLFDFTQSSSNLKEVWGALDDVVMGGVSESNIRFKDGVAEFSGNVSIANSGGFASVRTRNFEPAIDLSNSDGIALRVKGDGNRYKFMLRTEARWDGVAHCHSFDTVANNWITVHVPFTEFIPVLRAKTVSNSPLDTQRVSAFQLMLSKFEYDGALNPHFQPGLFQLQVESINGYRQSLLDSRKSHVPQLLVVSDSPQTDEMIRQSSIPHFIIYPSEKSVDLCIEKIASCQGNT
- a CDS encoding glycosyltransferase is translated as MIDIYLYVRHFSTEGDRHHDGIVKAVHGLASGLVSAGAAVTVLSEGSATDNTSLKTEAGYTLKCFANPIQTRPSFQLSLRLKAYIRCLPPHSLVILNGIFHASIYAMSRLCRKANVPYIIAPHDVYSPSMFAKSPHLKWTYWWLLEKHMLRQAEAVQVLEARQGDWLRRLGVHTQILTIPNGTTTEPEFRLRWHKSLMPKLFFFGRIDKHHKGLDLLLEAVHKVLKETPVELVIQGADQGDRLTLERQAQQLSLNVTFLEPEYEQSPIAVMNNYDIFCLPSRFEGFGLAALEAMMAGRVLLVSEVAGISPHVQASGCGVVVQPTAAAIAKGLITLLQRRHEWKTMGLQGRHYAVENLDWKRIGAIALNQYMNVLSTSTNI
- a CDS encoding universal stress protein, with protein sequence MFNRILVTMDNSDAMSQSTFEKALALAKQNHARLMLLHVLPSNSAQHSDMDALQSLHKTAKNQGLASDVAQLHGEHDHVIYDLANRWGADLIVLGQHDSKQNDSALSDWFAEQAPCSVLLAQTPDALHLKASQVEQFAMMA
- a CDS encoding ATP-binding protein; the protein is MPNPGTTPEELQTRLETFRFANYNLRLQPLQTAEDLNRFWVEHDPDLLDELEQAITSSLETEKHLFTGHTGCGKSTLLAELRYRLDSRYFVVLFSVADLVEMADINHVNILFTIATQMMEVAEQKNIAIKPSTKKAFYRWFGRYTKVETSQLEASLDAGYEAGAGLNLADLIAKFWISLKGNIKANAVIREEIKTEFDRKISDLIGRINEIAAVIQAGCDRPILVIIDDLDKLNPDLAEKVYGNNIQPLSQPQFRIIYTIPIFVLRDVKLRKLLDASTDKIHTMRVAKFFAKGDSHQLQPTPVQPKLVESFEKILDRRLSPDLIDPQTKRKLVLKSGGVLREMIRLASRCCDKYSVRLQRALRNAEAIVPVNIDAEILEQVLTDFQIEYDEPLGQKDYELLKGIYDQGKPQDTEDQRFLDLLHGLHILEYRNAKLWYDLNPIVIDLLRQEDVLPELTEP
- a CDS encoding universal stress protein, whose amino-acid sequence is MLQKIVVALDRSETYQHVLDEALALAKATHASLLFFHVLNPVDRGYPYPLYPSADAYPALYEETIQLYSEQIRRFEQEGMAFLRSLAQQATALGISVECSQSTGDPGRMICQTAENWKADAILMGRRGRSGLREMLLGSVSNYVLHHASCSVMMIQGVFSDAEALQEYLDIC
- a CDS encoding universal stress protein — encoded protein: MLYKILVAVDESFMNRGVFEEALDLSRKTGASLMLLHVLTPEERHHPELPRSYVPYYYPIVTDELLQQYQAEWEIAENRGLNLLRSLAQEATGVTVEFTQNIGNPGRVICDVAKDWGATLIVMGRRGRTGLSELLMGSVSNYVIHHAPCSVFVVQGKVQAAANVTPEENTILAASVK
- a CDS encoding tetratricopeptide repeat protein, with product MNESANQQNEDAYEELVTVIESSKGTLALLIAVCDSRALRTQIIERYEQELLPNIYTVRLQLNQKEPSLRAAIDNWITANPWVKEQQRHIVLTVTGAEELLWLNLRADDEDATQLDKFYGYLQWTREGLREFPYPIVLWVTRRILRTMSRKSPDFWSWRRGVYRFVGDEAVGMQPVGRMPEPERALPDQSDDFGLALADVQELIAQTEAKQGKDAVSLATLYDRLGQAYMQRIERGEATDLEREKELAIASFQKALELEKQFGLAAEQMQTLTRLGLFYDSQSQYHEAIALHEQSLQIARELSDRYSEAGSLNNIGIAYKSLGQYPQAIEFNRKSLEIFREINNRDGEAGSLNNLGNVYDKLKQYPQAIEFHQQSLEIKRQIGDLKGEAISLMNLGNAYKSIGQYPQAIEFHQQSLEIKRQVGDRRSEAESLVNLGTAYHSLRQYPQAIELYQQSLKIFCQIGDRHGEANSLLNNAQALAKLDNHWQALKNYQQAQQIYKELQLEYMVKQCKVAIYELHQIIAAVPRAVPTIGEPKPSTPDWWENSLPNAPSRPRRSQHSWWQKLWQWMQRLFRRQR